DNA sequence from the Fundidesulfovibrio magnetotacticus genome:
AGGCCGTGCGCTCCTTGTCGGAGACGCTAGCTGGCTTGCGCGGCGGCGTCATGATCTGCCAGGAGGATGCGTTCGATGTCGTCGAGCTGGCGGCCTGCCTGCGCGGCGGCGGCGCCCAGGGCGCTCCGGGGGATGTTGATGAGTTCCCACGCGGGCAGCGAGAGCGGCGGGGCCAGGGGCGATCCGCTCTGTCCGATGCCCAGGGCGTGGGCCATCACGTCGGCCAGGTGGACCAGGGCGGCGTCCTGCTGCGGGGGCTTGCAGTCCGCGCAGTGGTGTTCGCCCACGGCGCGCTCCAGACTGGGGGGGAACTTCCATGCCGCGAGCAGTCGCGCGCCCAGCTGGGCGTGGTCGAAGCTCCAGAGTTCTTTCTCCACGCCGCACAGGGCGGTGTTGCGTTCGCGCGCGTGCCAGAAGGCGTTGAGCGAGTGCGCGGGGTGGTTCTTGAGCATCACCAGGCGTCCGATGTCGTGCAGGAGCCCGGCCACGAAGCAGCGTTCCTCGTTGGGATGCCCGGCGTTCACGGCCAGGAGCCGGGCCAGCACGGCGCAGGCCAGGCTGTGGGTCCAGAAGGAGCGCATGTCCAGGAGGTCGCGGGGGATGGCGTCGAAGACGTTGATGAGCGACACCCCCAATGCCAGGCTGGTGAGGCGGTTGGCCCCCACCACGGTGACGGCGCGGCTGATGGTGTCCACGGGCTCGGGGAAACCGTAGAGGGCCGAATTGACCAGTTTGAGAAGTTTGGCCGAGAGCGAGGTGTCTTTGCCGATCACGTCGGCCACGTAGGCATAGGAGACGTTGGGGTCCTTGATGGCTTCCAGCACCTGGGCCACCACGGCGGGCAGGGAGGCCAGCTTCACCGCGCCGCCGGAGAGGCGGGCCAGGTCGGGGCGCTTGCGGGGTTCGGGCGGCGGCGGATCGTGGCGCGGGGGAGGCGGCGGCGAGTCGCCGGAGGCCACCAGGTGGATGAAGGCCACGCGCCTGAGTTCGCGCACGGCGGGGTGGTCCTGCCGGGAGAGGCTCAGGCGCTCCCCGGCCAGTTCCCAGGCTCGCCGGGCCAGGGCCGGGTCCAGGGAGCGGATGCGTTCGCGGTCCAGCGCCTGCTGGTCGTGGCCGTCCACGAGCGTTTCGGTGACGCCCCAGAACTTGAGCGTCTGGATGGAGAGGTCGTCGAGAATGAGGCCCCTGGAGAACAGGAGTCTGCCCTGACGGCTGCGCACGTCGGCGGACAAAATCATGCCGGGACGCAGGTCTTCTATGTAGACCGTGCCCATAGCCCTCCCGGGACCGGCAGGGGGGAGGCCGGACCCGACCATCCACACCTAACCGAGGCGCGCCCCTCTGGCAAGCGCGGGTTTGCAGGCCGGGCCGATTGGGGATATGGCATCGCCCATGGTCAGCGCGCCCACCTTCAATATCCTGATGTATTCCCACGACACCTACGGCCTGGGCCACATCCGGCGGACCATGGCCATCGCCCAGCACCTGCGCGGGCGCGGGGTGAACGTGCTCATTCTCACCGGATCGCCCCTGGTGGGGCGCTTCGACTTCCCCGACGGCGTGGACTTCGTGCGCATCCCGGGGATGATCAAGCGCACCAACGAGGAATACCAGCCCCTTTCCATCCGCCTGAGTTCGCGCCATGCGCTGAACATCCGGCGCAACATCGTGGTGGCCACGGCCAAGGCCTTCCAGCCCCACCTGTTCATCGTGGACAAGGCCCCCCTGGGGCTCAAGCGCGAGGTGCTGCCCACCCTCAAGTGGCTCAAGCGCCGCATGCCCCAGTGCCGCACCATCCTGGGCCTGCGCGACATCATGGACGACGCCGAGTCCACGCGGGCCGAGTGGCGCGAAAAGGGCATCTACGACGTGCTCGACCGCTACTATTCCGAGATCTGGGTCTACGGGAACCGCGAATACTACGACCCCGTGGAGGAGTACGCCATCCCCGAGGCCGTGAGCTCCAAGATGGTCTTCACCGGCTACATCCCCCGCGCCCTGCCCAAACGCGGCAAGATGGCCCTCATGCGCGAGGAGGAGAGCATCAACCGCAAGGAGCGCCTGGTGCTGGTCACCACCGGCGGCGGCGGCGACGGCTATCCCCTCATGGACGCCTATCTCTCCATGCTCGAATCCATGGGCGATCCGCCCTTCCGCTCCATCCTGGTCTCGGGGCCGTTCATGCCCAAGCCCATGCGCGAGGAGGTCCACGCCCGCGCCCAGCGCGTGAAGGCCCGCTTCCACCACTTCCACCGGCGCATGGAGGCCCTCATGGGCCTGGCCGACGTGGTGGTCTCCATGGGCGGCTACAACACCACCTGCGAGGTGCTCTCCCTGGGCAAGCCCTCCCTGGTGGTTCCGCGCGAGGAGCCCAGACTCGAACAGCGCATCCGC
Encoded proteins:
- a CDS encoding glycosyltransferase family protein; the protein is MVSAPTFNILMYSHDTYGLGHIRRTMAIAQHLRGRGVNVLILTGSPLVGRFDFPDGVDFVRIPGMIKRTNEEYQPLSIRLSSRHALNIRRNIVVATAKAFQPHLFIVDKAPLGLKREVLPTLKWLKRRMPQCRTILGLRDIMDDAESTRAEWREKGIYDVLDRYYSEIWVYGNREYYDPVEEYAIPEAVSSKMVFTGYIPRALPKRGKMALMREEESINRKERLVLVTTGGGGDGYPLMDAYLSMLESMGDPPFRSILVSGPFMPKPMREEVHARAQRVKARFHHFHRRMEALMGLADVVVSMGGYNTTCEVLSLGKPSLVVPREEPRLEQRIRAEMFQRHGFVEFLPWSGLTPASLGTKVLALIDNPKGCCPCVNAFRFSGLDVISQRMAEFRGEGQ
- a CDS encoding HDOD domain-containing protein produces the protein MGTVYIEDLRPGMILSADVRSRQGRLLFSRGLILDDLSIQTLKFWGVTETLVDGHDQQALDRERIRSLDPALARRAWELAGERLSLSRQDHPAVRELRRVAFIHLVASGDSPPPPPRHDPPPPEPRKRPDLARLSGGAVKLASLPAVVAQVLEAIKDPNVSYAYVADVIGKDTSLSAKLLKLVNSALYGFPEPVDTISRAVTVVGANRLTSLALGVSLINVFDAIPRDLLDMRSFWTHSLACAVLARLLAVNAGHPNEERCFVAGLLHDIGRLVMLKNHPAHSLNAFWHARERNTALCGVEKELWSFDHAQLGARLLAAWKFPPSLERAVGEHHCADCKPPQQDAALVHLADVMAHALGIGQSGSPLAPPLSLPAWELINIPRSALGAAAAQAGRQLDDIERILLADHDAAAQAS